From Methanobrevibacter sp., the proteins below share one genomic window:
- the trpA gene encoding tryptophan synthase subunit alpha — protein MSKISNAFKNGKAFIGFLTAGDPTVDKTVDYILAMVDAGCDLVEIGIPFSDPMAEGVVIQDANVRALKHNTTTDDVFEIVRKVRQKTDVPLVFLTYINPVFFYGYEKFFKKCKELGVDGIIAPDLPYEEKGEIADIARKNDVDVISLIAPTSKERIQMIASDATGFIYVVSSLGVTGMRSEIKTDLNAILSDIRDVTDLPLAVGFGINTPEQASNIGKIADGVIVGSAIVKIIEEHGDNAEDALKEYVSSMKKACNE, from the coding sequence ATGAGTAAAATTTCTAATGCATTCAAAAACGGTAAGGCATTCATAGGATTTTTAACTGCAGGAGACCCGACTGTTGACAAAACTGTTGATTATATTTTGGCTATGGTTGATGCAGGCTGTGATTTGGTGGAAATAGGAATTCCATTTTCAGACCCGATGGCTGAAGGTGTTGTAATCCAGGATGCAAATGTAAGGGCTTTAAAGCACAATACAACAACTGATGACGTATTTGAAATTGTCAGAAAAGTTCGTCAGAAAACTGATGTTCCATTGGTATTTTTAACATATATCAATCCCGTTTTCTTTTATGGATATGAAAAATTCTTTAAAAAATGCAAAGAGCTGGGTGTTGATGGAATAATCGCTCCGGATTTACCTTATGAAGAAAAAGGGGAAATCGCAGACATTGCCCGTAAGAATGATGTTGATGTAATTTCATTGATAGCTCCAACATCAAAGGAAAGAATTCAGATGATAGCCAGTGACGCTACCGGTTTCATTTATGTTGTTTCTTCTTTGGGCGTTACTGGAATGCGTTCAGAAATAAAAACTGATTTAAATGCTATTTTATCCGACATTAGGGATGTTACTGATTTGCCACTTGCTGTAGGTTTTGGGATTAATACTCCAGAACAGGCATCAAACATTGGTAAAATTGCAGATGGAGTTATAGTGGGCAGTGCAATTGTTAAGATAATTGAGGAACATGGCGATAATGCGGAAGATGCCCTTAAAGAGTATGTTTCCAGCATGAAAAAAGCTTGCAACGAATAA
- a CDS encoding 30S ribosomal protein S27e: MVSKGRGNFLKVKCLDCDNEQVIFDRAASDVKCIICGKTLVKSRGAKAKITAHIEKVLN; the protein is encoded by the coding sequence ATGGTTAGTAAAGGTAGAGGAAACTTTTTAAAAGTTAAATGTTTAGATTGTGACAATGAGCAAGTTATATTTGACCGTGCTGCATCTGATGTTAAATGTATCATCTGCGGTAAGACTCTTGTCAAATCTCGCGGTGCTAAAGCTAAAATCACCGCACACATTGAAAAAGTTTTAAACTAA
- the pcn gene encoding proliferating cell nuclear antigen (pcna) — protein sequence MFKAELSDSSILKTSFDAISSIVDEVQIQTDSEGMRLDALDRSHITFVHLELKASLFDEYICDVPEKINIDTDEFMRVLKRAKSQDRVLMSVDEGNFIITFEGDATRTFKIRLIDMEYDNPVPPQIDHPTSFKVRFSILKDCINDIDIFSDKIAFQVDEDYFIASADGEFGDASIKYLHGENIQEHAKSLFSLDKIREMLKADKFSEEAEIGLGTDMPLSLTLNMVTGDGKLSFLLAPRLETDE from the coding sequence ATGTTTAAAGCAGAATTAAGTGATTCTAGTATATTAAAAACCAGTTTTGATGCTATTTCATCAATTGTCGATGAAGTACAGATTCAAACTGACAGTGAAGGCATGAGATTAGATGCCTTAGACCGTAGTCACATAACTTTTGTTCATTTAGAACTTAAAGCAAGTTTATTTGATGAATATATTTGTGATGTTCCTGAAAAAATTAATATTGATACTGATGAATTCATGAGAGTTTTAAAACGTGCAAAATCTCAGGACAGAGTTTTAATGTCTGTTGATGAAGGTAATTTCATTATTACCTTTGAGGGAGATGCAACAAGAACTTTCAAAATAAGATTAATTGATATGGAATATGATAACCCTGTTCCACCTCAAATTGATCACCCAACATCATTTAAAGTTCGTTTCTCTATCTTAAAAGATTGTATTAACGATATAGATATCTTTTCAGATAAAATTGCATTCCAAGTTGATGAAGATTACTTTATTGCATCAGCTGACGGTGAATTTGGTGATGCAAGCATCAAATATCTTCATGGAGAAAATATTCAAGAACATGCAAAATCTTTATTTTCATTGGATAAAATTAGAGAAATGCTTAAAGCAGATAAATTTTCAGAGGAAGCTGAAATTGGCTTAGGTACTGACATGCCGTTAAGTTTAACCCTTAATATGGTTACCGGTGACGGTAAACTAAGTTTCTTGCTTGCTCCTAGATTAGAAACAGATGAATAA
- a CDS encoding 50S ribosomal protein L44e: MKIPKEKRTYCPHCKRHTMHEVHTAKKRKASELTWGQRQFRRVTAGYRGYPRPLPAGNKPVKKLDLRLKCKECGKSHIKQSFRTGKPEFVAK, from the coding sequence ATGAAAATACCAAAAGAAAAAAGAACATACTGTCCTCATTGTAAAAGACACACAATGCATGAAGTTCACACTGCTAAAAAAAGGAAAGCTAGTGAATTAACCTGGGGACAAAGACAATTTAGACGTGTAACTGCTGGTTACAGAGGTTATCCAAGGCCTTTACCTGCTGGAAACAAACCAGTTAAAAAACTAGACTTAAGACTTAAATGCAAAGAATGTGGAAAATCTCACATCAAACAATCTTTCAGAACAGGAAAACCTGAATTTGTAGCAAAATAG